A genomic window from Flavobacterium sp. I3-2 includes:
- a CDS encoding methyltransferase domain-containing protein, with amino-acid sequence MKQILDKEYWKKRYVANEIGWDAGAVTTPIKEYVDQLENKDLKILIPGAGNAHEAEYLWKQGFKNVYVLDFVQEPLSNLKTRIVDFPEKQLILGDFFELNDSFDLILEQTFFCALNPDLRTEYVQQMYRLLKKNGKLAGVLFDFPLTEQGPPFGGDFESYFSLFNPIFAIKKLELCYNSIKPRAQKELFVLLEKL; translated from the coding sequence ATGAAGCAGATATTGGATAAAGAATATTGGAAAAAAAGATATGTAGCAAATGAAATAGGATGGGATGCGGGAGCTGTTACAACTCCAATTAAAGAGTATGTGGATCAGTTAGAAAATAAAGATTTAAAAATTTTAATTCCAGGTGCAGGAAACGCGCACGAAGCGGAATACTTGTGGAAGCAAGGTTTTAAAAATGTTTATGTGCTTGATTTTGTTCAAGAGCCTTTGAGTAACTTAAAAACTAGAATCGTTGATTTTCCTGAGAAACAATTAATCTTAGGAGATTTTTTTGAATTAAATGACTCGTTTGATTTGATTTTAGAACAAACTTTTTTTTGTGCTTTAAATCCAGATTTGCGTACTGAATATGTACAACAGATGTATCGTTTATTAAAAAAGAATGGAAAATTAGCTGGTGTTCTATTTGATTTTCCTTTAACTGAACAAGGACCGCCTTTTGGAGGCGATTTCGAAAGTTATTTTTCTTTATTTAATCCTATATTTGCAATAAAGAAATTAGAACTTTGCTATAATTCAATTAAGCCTCGTGCCCAAAAAGAATTGTTTGTATTATTAGAAAAATTATAA
- a CDS encoding phosphoribosyltransferase family protein, translating to MDKNIILNQEQIKHITKRIAYQIYETFSDENEIVIAGIANSGFVFSQKIAKVLEEISDIKVLSCEVQVNKQNPIEPIMTSISEQEYANKAVVLVDDVMNSGATLIYGVRHFLNVPIKKFKTAVLVDRNHKNYPVKADFKGISLSTSSKEHIQVVFNQNEEYAYLS from the coding sequence ATGGATAAAAATATTATTTTAAATCAAGAACAGATTAAGCATATTACCAAACGAATTGCTTATCAGATTTACGAAACCTTTTCTGACGAAAACGAAATTGTAATTGCTGGAATAGCAAATAGCGGTTTTGTGTTTTCTCAAAAAATTGCAAAGGTTTTAGAAGAGATTTCGGATATTAAAGTGTTAAGTTGCGAAGTGCAGGTTAATAAGCAAAATCCAATTGAACCCATAATGACTTCAATCAGCGAGCAAGAATATGCAAATAAAGCGGTTGTTCTTGTTGATGATGTGATGAATTCAGGTGCGACATTAATTTACGGAGTTCGTCATTTTTTGAATGTTCCTATTAAAAAATTTAAAACGGCTGTGTTGGTAGATCGTAATCATAAGAATTATCCGGTTAAAGCAGATTTTAAAGGAATTTCTTTATCAACATCTTCAAAAGAACACATACAAGTAGTTTTTAATCAAAACGAAGAATACGCTTATTTAAGTTAA
- a CDS encoding shikimate kinase: MNKKIIILGYMGSGKSIVGRFLSEKTEIPFVDLDEYIEEKQQKSIKNIFETKGEIYFRKLEHQYLNELLNLNQEMIISLGGGTPCYANNHLHFEKDNIESFYLNTSIKTLSNRLKTEIDNRPLLNNTEDDLETFIAKHLFDRSYFYNKAKHKIKTDNKSIEEITLEIKNTLI; encoded by the coding sequence ATGAATAAAAAAATTATTATTCTTGGTTATATGGGATCCGGAAAATCTATAGTTGGACGTTTTCTCTCAGAAAAAACAGAAATCCCATTTGTCGATTTGGATGAATATATCGAAGAAAAGCAGCAAAAATCAATTAAAAATATCTTCGAAACAAAAGGTGAAATTTATTTTCGAAAATTAGAACATCAATATTTAAATGAATTATTAAATTTAAATCAAGAAATGATTATTAGTTTAGGCGGAGGAACGCCTTGTTACGCGAATAACCACTTACATTTTGAAAAAGATAATATAGAGTCATTTTATTTAAATACGTCGATAAAAACACTTTCAAATAGGCTAAAAACCGAAATTGATAATCGTCCGCTTTTAAATAACACTGAAGATGATTTGGAAACATTTATTGCAAAACATCTTTTTGACAGAAGTTATTTTTACAACAAAGCCAAACATAAAATCAAAACCGATAACAAATCAATTGAAGAAATTACTCTTGAAATAAAAAATACGCTTATTTAA
- a CDS encoding AAA family ATPase, translating into MNTTKNTLDLHLISQKSNFNGHTFSTYFLNNEEDSVIYLPNTNKINIFIGTNNSGKSRFIRELLKMEYWYLSNEFYFHLKEFNNIINFVFDTYNHNNFNYTRDLFLININYDKMNQLSNQIEGLKSKINSFIGLPQYDEIVSKFKSLIDVQRKENLKKIFIPTLRTAHSLFDGNLKKIEEDFFKQTILKNYEFRTDGQNINIFTGLHLYKEILNARNSGKTNRKKFEEFEKFISEYFFDNKEIEIVAEYDFDKNKQGKTDSNHIKIHIDGEDERNLYELGDGIQALIILMFPIFMADDETCVFIDEPEINLHPGMQRLFLNQICNNDVLKKKNLTYFISTHSNHFLDLSIEKENVSIYSFSPRKKGDKLEKQFEIKNVNQGDNTILKEIGVNNSSVFLANCSIWVEGVSDRNYIKAFLNSYINDPSNNAKLLKEDIDFAFFEYAGSNIEHYLFEQLNPEEESEIKSNINALALNNNIFLLADSDNATEESAKQTRLNNLNENTNIETYIIEDIREIENILTDEIWIKAIPFYCNKKLLDSHDVEIISTITEALQKIKPSKYKKEYIGKFLDDLRKEVNKIGNDFIINQSVYKTNKVTQTHGTFVYKRELSEFILNKEIPWNVYNKSTEIASLTKAIYNFIIKHKV; encoded by the coding sequence ATGAATACCACAAAAAACACGCTTGATTTACACTTAATTTCTCAAAAATCTAATTTTAATGGACATACTTTTTCAACCTATTTCTTAAATAACGAAGAAGATTCTGTAATTTATTTACCAAACACAAATAAAATAAATATCTTCATCGGAACTAATAATAGCGGTAAGAGTAGATTTATTCGAGAGCTACTAAAAATGGAATATTGGTATTTGTCAAATGAATTTTATTTCCATCTTAAAGAATTTAATAACATTATAAATTTTGTTTTCGATACATATAATCATAACAATTTCAATTATACACGAGATTTATTTTTAATCAACATAAATTATGATAAAATGAATCAATTAAGCAATCAAATAGAAGGCTTAAAATCTAAAATTAATTCATTCATTGGCTTACCACAGTATGATGAAATTGTTTCTAAATTTAAATCACTAATTGATGTTCAAAGAAAAGAAAACTTAAAAAAAATTTTCATACCTACCTTAAGAACAGCACATTCATTATTCGATGGCAATTTAAAAAAAATAGAAGAAGATTTTTTCAAACAAACTATTTTAAAAAATTACGAATTCAGAACTGATGGACAAAATATAAATATTTTTACAGGTTTACATTTATATAAAGAAATATTAAATGCTAGAAATTCTGGAAAAACCAATCGTAAAAAATTTGAGGAATTTGAAAAATTTATAAGTGAATATTTTTTTGATAACAAAGAAATTGAAATTGTCGCTGAATACGATTTCGATAAAAATAAACAAGGCAAAACAGATTCTAATCATATCAAAATTCATATTGATGGTGAAGATGAGCGAAATTTATATGAATTAGGCGACGGCATACAAGCTTTAATAATTTTAATGTTTCCCATATTTATGGCTGATGATGAAACTTGTGTTTTTATAGACGAACCAGAAATCAATTTGCATCCCGGAATGCAACGTTTGTTTTTAAATCAAATCTGTAATAATGATGTACTGAAAAAGAAAAACTTAACTTATTTTATATCTACACATTCAAATCATTTTTTAGATTTAAGTATTGAAAAAGAAAATGTATCTATTTATTCATTTTCACCAAGAAAAAAAGGTGATAAATTGGAAAAACAATTTGAAATAAAGAATGTTAATCAAGGTGACAATACTATCCTAAAAGAAATAGGAGTAAATAATTCTTCTGTGTTCTTAGCTAATTGTAGTATTTGGGTAGAAGGAGTTTCGGACAGAAATTACATTAAAGCCTTTTTAAATTCTTATATAAATGACCCAAGTAATAATGCTAAATTATTAAAAGAAGATATTGATTTTGCTTTCTTTGAATATGCTGGTTCTAACATTGAGCATTATCTATTTGAACAATTAAATCCAGAAGAAGAATCAGAGATAAAAAGCAACATAAACGCTTTAGCTTTAAATAACAATATTTTTCTTTTAGCCGATTCTGATAATGCAACTGAAGAAAGTGCAAAACAAACACGTTTAAACAACTTAAATGAAAATACTAATATAGAAACTTATATTATTGAAGATATCAGAGAAATAGAAAACATATTAACGGATGAGATTTGGATTAAGGCGATTCCGTTTTATTGCAATAAAAAACTGTTAGATAGCCATGACGTAGAAATTATAAGCACAATCACTGAAGCTTTACAAAAAATAAAACCTTCAAAATATAAGAAAGAATATATTGGTAAATTTCTTGATGATTTAAGAAAGGAAGTCAATAAAATCGGTAATGATTTCATCATTAATCAATCTGTTTATAAAACTAATAAAGTAACACAAACGCATGGGACTTTTGTATACAAACGTGAATTAAGCGAATTCATTCTTAACAAAGAAATTCCTTGGAACGTTTATAATAAATCGACTGAAATAGCTTCTTTAACTAAAGCTATCTATAATTTCATAATAAAACATAAAGTTTAA
- a CDS encoding NADP-dependent isocitrate dehydrogenase, with protein sequence MMSKSKIIYTLTDEAPMLATYSLLPIVKAFTSAANVEVETRDISLAGRILANFPEFLKEDQKIGDALAELGDLAKTPEANIIKLPNISASIPQLAAAIAELQAHGFAVPNYPADAVTEEEKAIKAKYAKVLGSAVNPVLREGNSDRRAPKAVKNYAKKHPHSMGAWSADSKTKVAHMEAGDFYGTEKSVTVANDSQFKIEFVGKDGSVKELKGLTNLKAGEIIDSSVMNLAALKAFVSQVKEEAKAAGVLLSAHLKATMMKVSDPIIFGAVVSVYFEEVFTKFATLFAELGINPNNGLGELYAKIAGNAQEAEVKAAIDAAIANGPALAMVNSDKGITNLHVPSDVIVDASMPAMIRTSGQMWNKEGKQQDTFALIPDRNYAGVYQATIEDCKANGALDPTTMGSVPNVGLMAQKAEEYGSHDKTFQAEAEGTIRVVDAEGNVFMEQAVEAGDIFRMCQTKDAPIKDWVKLAVNRARLSATPAIFWLDENRAHDREIIAKVNKYLPEFDTTGLDIRILNPVDATKLSLERIRQGLDTISVTGNVLRDYLTDLFPILEVGTSAKMLSIVPLMNGGGLFETGAGGSAPKHIEQFIEEGYLRWDSLGEFLALQASLEHLAQTQNNVKAQVLADTLDEANDKFLDTDKSPGRKLGTIDNRGSHFYLAMYWAQALAAQTKDAELAAKFAPIAEAMTAQEAKINEELIASQGKAQAIAGYYQPNTEATFAAMRPSETLNTIINNI encoded by the coding sequence ATAATGTCAAAATCTAAGATTATTTACACTTTAACAGATGAGGCGCCAATGTTGGCTACTTATTCTTTATTGCCGATTGTTAAAGCCTTTACTTCTGCAGCTAATGTTGAAGTTGAAACAAGAGACATTTCTTTAGCTGGACGTATTTTAGCTAATTTTCCTGAATTCTTAAAAGAAGACCAAAAAATTGGAGATGCGTTAGCTGAATTAGGAGATTTAGCAAAAACTCCTGAAGCTAATATTATTAAATTACCAAACATTTCTGCTTCTATTCCTCAGTTAGCTGCTGCAATTGCAGAATTACAAGCACACGGATTTGCAGTTCCAAATTATCCTGCAGATGCTGTAACAGAAGAAGAAAAAGCGATCAAAGCGAAATACGCTAAAGTTTTAGGTTCAGCTGTTAATCCAGTTTTACGTGAAGGTAACTCGGATCGTCGTGCACCTAAAGCTGTTAAGAATTATGCTAAAAAACATCCACATTCAATGGGAGCTTGGTCTGCAGATTCTAAAACAAAAGTAGCTCACATGGAAGCTGGTGATTTCTACGGTACAGAAAAATCAGTTACAGTTGCAAACGATTCTCAATTCAAAATTGAATTTGTTGGTAAGGACGGTTCTGTAAAAGAATTAAAAGGCTTAACTAACTTAAAAGCAGGTGAAATCATCGATTCATCAGTTATGAATTTAGCTGCTTTAAAAGCATTCGTTTCTCAAGTTAAAGAAGAAGCTAAAGCTGCAGGTGTATTATTATCTGCTCACTTAAAAGCTACCATGATGAAAGTTTCAGACCCGATTATTTTCGGAGCTGTAGTTTCTGTTTATTTCGAAGAAGTATTCACTAAATTCGCTACTTTATTTGCTGAATTAGGAATCAATCCTAATAACGGTTTAGGAGAATTATACGCTAAAATTGCTGGAAACGCTCAAGAAGCTGAAGTAAAAGCAGCTATTGACGCAGCTATCGCTAACGGACCAGCTTTAGCAATGGTAAATTCTGATAAAGGAATTACTAACTTACACGTACCTTCTGATGTAATCGTTGATGCTTCTATGCCAGCAATGATTCGTACTTCTGGACAAATGTGGAACAAAGAAGGAAAACAACAAGATACTTTTGCTTTAATTCCAGACCGTAACTACGCTGGTGTTTACCAAGCAACCATTGAAGATTGTAAAGCAAATGGTGCTTTAGACCCAACAACTATGGGTTCTGTTCCTAACGTAGGTTTAATGGCTCAAAAAGCTGAAGAATATGGTTCTCACGATAAAACTTTCCAAGCTGAAGCTGAAGGAACTATTCGTGTGGTTGATGCAGAAGGAAATGTATTTATGGAACAAGCTGTTGAGGCTGGTGACATTTTCCGCATGTGTCAAACTAAAGATGCACCAATTAAAGACTGGGTTAAACTAGCTGTTAACCGTGCAAGATTATCTGCAACACCGGCAATCTTCTGGTTAGACGAAAACCGTGCACACGATAGAGAAATTATCGCTAAAGTAAACAAATACTTACCAGAATTCGATACAACAGGTTTAGATATCCGTATCTTAAATCCAGTAGATGCTACTAAATTATCTTTAGAAAGAATTCGCCAAGGCTTAGATACCATTTCTGTTACAGGAAACGTTTTACGTGATTACTTAACAGATTTATTCCCAATTTTAGAAGTTGGTACATCTGCAAAAATGTTATCTATCGTTCCATTAATGAACGGAGGTGGATTATTTGAAACAGGTGCTGGTGGATCTGCTCCAAAACACATCGAGCAATTCATTGAAGAAGGTTATTTACGTTGGGATTCATTAGGAGAATTCTTAGCACTACAAGCTTCTTTAGAGCATTTAGCTCAAACTCAAAACAATGTAAAAGCGCAAGTTTTAGCTGACACTTTAGATGAGGCTAACGATAAATTCTTAGATACTGACAAATCACCAGGTCGTAAATTAGGAACTATCGATAACCGCGGTTCTCACTTTTACTTAGCAATGTATTGGGCTCAAGCTTTAGCTGCTCAAACTAAAGATGCTGAGTTAGCTGCTAAATTTGCTCCAATTGCTGAAGCAATGACAGCTCAAGAAGCTAAAATCAACGAAGAATTAATTGCTTCTCAAGGAAAAGCTCAAGCTATTGCTGGTTATTACCAACCAAATACTGAAGCTACTTTCGCAGCAATGCGTCCTTCTGAAACATTAAATACAATCATCAACAATATCTAA
- a CDS encoding DUF1573 domain-containing protein, which yields MRKFLGLVAMLLVTAASFAQKGPQIKFKAENNTIDYGTVKKSTDNGVRVFEFVNTGDQPLVITNAKSSCGCTVPSKPEAPVMPGQTGKIEVKYNMNPGKISKVITVESNAVNVDNGVVALKIKGEVITE from the coding sequence ATGAGAAAATTTCTAGGTTTAGTTGCCATGTTATTAGTAACAGCAGCTTCATTCGCACAAAAAGGGCCTCAAATAAAATTTAAGGCTGAAAATAACACAATCGATTATGGTACCGTAAAGAAAAGTACTGATAATGGAGTTCGTGTATTTGAATTTGTAAACACTGGTGATCAACCATTAGTTATTACTAATGCAAAATCATCTTGTGGTTGTACAGTTCCTTCTAAACCAGAAGCTCCTGTTATGCCAGGACAAACTGGAAAAATTGAAGTTAAATACAACATGAACCCAGGAAAAATTAGTAAAGTTATTACTGTTGAATCTAACGCAGTAAACGTTGACAACGGAGTTGTTGCTTTAAAAATTAAAGGTGAGGTAATTACAGAATAA
- a CDS encoding Crp/Fnr family transcriptional regulator gives MSPKQLLESYFNSVFEADLINEMVELGTFKSFKANDILIDLDDLISHMPIVVNGAIRIMREDDNDGELLLYYLEKGDTCAMSMTCCLGNKKSNIRATAETDGELIMIPVKKMDEWLAKYPTWRAFVLTSYQDRLDEMIRAIDNLAFNDSKSRLKNYLIEVASVNKSRTVNKTHAEIAYELNTSRVVVSRLLKALENENFIEQQRNMITII, from the coding sequence ATGTCACCAAAACAATTGCTTGAATCTTATTTTAATTCTGTTTTCGAAGCAGATTTAATAAACGAAATGGTCGAATTAGGTACTTTTAAATCCTTTAAGGCGAACGATATTTTAATTGATTTAGATGATTTAATTTCTCACATGCCAATTGTAGTTAATGGTGCCATACGTATTATGCGAGAAGATGACAATGACGGTGAATTACTTTTGTATTATTTAGAAAAAGGAGATACTTGCGCTATGAGTATGACTTGTTGTTTAGGAAATAAAAAAAGTAATATCAGAGCAACTGCAGAAACGGACGGCGAGTTGATTATGATTCCTGTTAAAAAAATGGACGAATGGTTGGCTAAATATCCAACTTGGCGTGCTTTTGTTTTGACCAGTTATCAAGACCGTTTAGATGAAATGATTCGTGCTATCGATAATTTGGCATTTAATGATTCTAAAAGTCGATTGAAAAATTATTTAATAGAAGTAGCAAGTGTTAATAAATCTCGAACAGTTAATAAGACGCATGCCGAAATCGCTTATGAATTAAATACTTCTAGAGTAGTTGTATCTAGATTATTAAAAGCTCTAGAAAACGAAAATTTTATAGAACAACAACGAAATATGATTACCATAATCTAA
- a CDS encoding sulfite exporter TauE/SafE family protein, with protein MEYIGYLLTIVIGLLIGLFGGGGSILTVPVLVYLFVIPTSLATTYSLAIVSFTSLIAVIPSFLKKQLSIKRTIQFGLPSLITLYAVRAFLLPAIPNQFFLFGYAIDKNTSLLIFFSVLMLVAGSFMIRQRNNEPDCIDCPYNSLVLIFAGLAEGTITGIVGAGGGFIIVPILMIFGKLGMKQAVANSLLIIGVKSFIGFIASSDLPLLDFKFLMLLIAIAILGMYLGMQLNKRLNAKQLKPIFGYFVIIMGIFILFKELIFS; from the coding sequence ATGGAATATATAGGTTATCTACTAACAATTGTTATCGGTTTATTGATAGGTCTTTTTGGCGGTGGCGGAAGTATTTTAACCGTGCCTGTTTTGGTATATTTATTTGTAATACCAACATCCTTAGCAACTACATATTCTTTAGCCATTGTAAGTTTTACAAGTTTAATTGCGGTTATCCCATCATTTCTAAAAAAGCAATTATCAATTAAAAGAACAATACAATTTGGTTTACCATCTCTTATCACATTATATGCTGTCCGAGCATTTTTACTACCAGCAATTCCAAATCAGTTTTTTCTTTTCGGATATGCAATCGATAAAAATACCTCGTTATTGATTTTCTTTTCTGTTTTGATGCTGGTTGCCGGAAGTTTCATGATTCGACAACGTAACAATGAACCAGATTGTATTGATTGTCCTTATAATAGTTTGGTTTTGATTTTTGCTGGATTAGCCGAAGGAACAATCACTGGAATTGTTGGAGCAGGTGGCGGATTTATAATTGTTCCAATATTAATGATTTTCGGAAAGTTAGGAATGAAGCAAGCAGTAGCAAATTCATTATTGATTATCGGAGTAAAATCATTTATCGGATTTATTGCCTCAAGCGATTTACCATTATTAGATTTTAAATTCTTAATGTTATTAATTGCGATTGCTATTTTAGGAATGTATTTAGGAATGCAACTAAATAAACGATTGAATGCAAAACAATTGAAACCCATTTTTGGTTACTTTGTTATAATTATGGGGATTTTTATCTTATTTAAAGAGTTGATTTTTAGTTGA
- a CDS encoding MBL fold metallo-hydrolase, whose protein sequence is MKIEQIYTGCLAQGAYYIESKGEAVIIDPLRETQPYIDRLTKDGVSLKYIFETHFHADFVSGHVDLSLKTKAPIVYGPTANPEFEVIIATDNQIFQVGDLKIKVLHTPGHTLESTCYLLSDENGKDIALFSGDTLFLGDVGRPDLAQKAANMTQGDLAGLLYDSLYKKIMPLADDVTVYPAHGAGSACGKNMMKETIDSLGNQKKMNYALNQPSKEAFIEAVTDGLLPPPAYFGLNVAMNKKGYESFDNVLSQGLTALTVQDFENIAEQTGALILDTRTNSDFANGFIPQSINIGINGDFAPWVGAMIVDVKQPILLVTDEGKEEEVVTRLSRVGFDNVLGYLNGGFHAWLAAQKEVDFVNRITAITFAEQIQGKEPMVIDVRAASEYESEHVEEAYSKPLAYINEWINTIEPTEHFYLHCAGGYRSMIAASILQARGYRNFTEIAGGFTAIVQTNIPKTDFVCQSKVLK, encoded by the coding sequence ATGAAAATAGAACAAATTTATACAGGATGTTTAGCACAAGGTGCTTATTATATAGAAAGTAAAGGTGAAGCTGTAATTATTGACCCGCTTCGCGAAACACAACCTTACATCGACCGCTTAACTAAAGACGGAGTAAGTTTAAAATACATTTTTGAAACACATTTTCATGCCGATTTTGTTAGCGGACATGTAGATTTAAGTCTAAAAACAAAAGCACCAATTGTTTACGGACCGACTGCAAATCCAGAGTTCGAAGTTATTATCGCAACAGATAATCAAATTTTCCAAGTTGGAGATTTAAAAATCAAAGTGCTTCACACACCAGGACATACATTAGAAAGTACATGTTATTTATTGTCTGATGAAAACGGAAAAGATATTGCTTTGTTTAGCGGTGATACCTTGTTTTTAGGCGATGTTGGTCGACCAGATTTAGCTCAAAAGGCAGCAAATATGACACAAGGAGATTTAGCAGGTTTGCTGTATGATAGTTTATACAAAAAAATCATGCCATTGGCAGATGATGTAACAGTTTATCCAGCTCATGGAGCAGGTTCAGCTTGTGGTAAAAACATGATGAAAGAAACGATTGATTCTTTAGGTAATCAAAAGAAGATGAATTATGCTTTAAATCAACCGTCAAAAGAAGCTTTCATCGAAGCGGTAACTGACGGTTTGTTACCACCACCTGCGTATTTCGGATTGAATGTTGCGATGAACAAAAAAGGTTACGAAAGTTTTGATAACGTTTTATCTCAAGGATTAACTGCTTTAACTGTACAAGATTTCGAAAATATTGCCGAACAAACAGGAGCTTTGATATTAGATACACGAACAAATAGTGATTTTGCAAACGGCTTTATTCCACAATCAATCAATATCGGAATTAACGGTGATTTTGCACCTTGGGTAGGAGCTATGATTGTAGATGTTAAACAACCAATTTTATTAGTTACAGACGAAGGTAAGGAAGAAGAAGTGGTAACTCGATTAAGTCGTGTTGGATTTGATAACGTTTTAGGATATTTAAACGGAGGATTCCATGCTTGGTTAGCTGCGCAAAAAGAAGTTGATTTTGTAAATCGTATTACGGCTATAACTTTTGCAGAACAAATTCAAGGTAAAGAACCAATGGTTATTGATGTTCGAGCAGCATCCGAGTACGAATCAGAACATGTTGAAGAAGCTTATAGCAAACCATTAGCTTACATAAACGAATGGATAAATACAATTGAACCCACAGAACATTTTTATTTGCATTGTGCCGGTGGTTACAGAAGTATGATTGCAGCAAGTATTTTACAAGCGCGTGGTTACAGAAATTTTACAGAAATTGCAGGCGGATTTACAGCAATTGTCCAAACTAACATTCCAAAAACAGATTTCGTATGTCAAAGCAAAGTATTAAAATAA
- the trxA gene encoding thioredoxin → MTFDEIINQDKPVLVDFFATWCGPCKMQAPILDEVKERLGNQVAIIKIDVDQNQQTASKYQIRSIPTLIIFKNGEIKWRQSGVFQANELERLLKENL, encoded by the coding sequence ATGACATTTGACGAAATCATAAATCAAGATAAACCTGTTTTAGTTGACTTTTTTGCAACTTGGTGCGGACCTTGTAAAATGCAAGCTCCGATTTTAGATGAAGTAAAAGAACGTTTAGGAAATCAGGTTGCAATCATCAAAATCGATGTTGACCAAAACCAACAAACCGCATCAAAATATCAAATTAGAAGTATTCCGACTTTAATCATTTTTAAAAACGGAGAAATTAAATGGCGTCAATCAGGTGTTTTTCAAGCAAATGAATTAGAACGTTTATTAAAAGAAAATTTATAA